One part of the Arvicanthis niloticus isolate mArvNil1 chromosome 15, mArvNil1.pat.X, whole genome shotgun sequence genome encodes these proteins:
- the LOC143434432 gene encoding uncharacterized protein LOC143434432, which produces MSQRHTLLPGQRGLRNDNPGGERRETPRLGDDPLTRTFLNNAQPQRTMSSKGQDSRPQNPDKLRSGAPSDVTAGRRGDVPADPRVRAAVLSRKFLNSVTLFRTRPHLDGTASSLLGANFSRKRLDQLCSHLEPYTLTKDLVFNSLQQLKHTLISHIFCVAVYWPHCKVHVVVTPARHAVHVLSTCYLHHTCL; this is translated from the exons ATGTCACAAAGACACACTCTTCTCCCAGGACAACGGGGACTGAGGAACGACAACCCAGGAGGAGAGAGGCGAGAGACACCAAGGTTGGGGGACGACCCCCTGACACGGACCTTTCTCAACAACGCGCAACCGCAGCGCACCATGAGCTCCAAAGGGCAGGACTCACGCCCGCAGAATCCGGACAAACTTCGGTCAGGCGCGCCTTCTGACGTCACTGCTGGTCGCCGAGGTGACGTCCCAGCGGATCCGCGCGTGCGTGCTGCAGTGCTCTCGCGGAAG tttcttaatTCTGTTACCTTATTCCGCACACGTCCACACCTTGACGGGACAGCTTCTTcgctgttgggagccaactttagcagaaagcggctagatcaactttgcagccatctggaaccatataccctgacgaaagatttggttttcaatagcctacaacagctgaagcacactctgatatcccacatattttgtgttgctgtttactggccccactgcaaggtgcacgtggtagtcacgcctgcaaggcatgcagttcacgtgctgtccacgtgctatctacaccatacatgcttataa